Proteins from a single region of Methanoculleus horonobensis:
- a CDS encoding serine/threonine-protein kinase RIO2, which produces MPVPAEYVRSLHAYELRILLALERLMRRYQWVPLEVLKSATRFSESELSYRLGRLMAMDMVRYEKTPYEGYALVFNGYDSLALHSLTRRGTIQALGTQIGVGKESEVYEAMGLGVVVLKFHRVGQRSFQSARVKRGYMPETGHCPWIFASSNSAKMEYDALKALHPAVSVPLPIDQNRHVVAMSFIPGVNLSRATLEEPRPVLDEILENIHEAYRLGIVHGDLSEFNVMVDEGQCWLIDWPQWVETAHPNAGEILNRDIENILQYFKRKYGIEYAFDEALARVVG; this is translated from the coding sequence ATGCCTGTTCCTGCAGAATATGTGCGATCCCTGCACGCCTACGAACTCCGGATCCTGCTCGCCCTCGAACGTCTCATGCGCCGGTACCAGTGGGTGCCGCTCGAGGTGCTCAAGTCGGCCACCAGGTTCTCGGAGTCCGAGCTCTCCTACCGCCTGGGCAGGCTGATGGCCATGGATATGGTCCGGTACGAGAAGACCCCTTATGAGGGGTACGCGCTCGTCTTCAACGGCTACGACAGCCTGGCCCTCCATTCCCTCACCCGCCGGGGCACCATCCAGGCGCTCGGGACGCAGATCGGGGTCGGGAAGGAGTCGGAGGTCTACGAGGCGATGGGCCTCGGCGTCGTGGTGCTCAAGTTCCACCGGGTCGGACAGCGATCGTTCCAGTCCGCCCGCGTAAAGCGCGGCTACATGCCGGAGACCGGGCACTGCCCCTGGATCTTCGCTTCGAGCAACTCGGCGAAGATGGAGTACGACGCTCTAAAGGCCCTCCATCCTGCCGTCTCGGTGCCGCTCCCGATCGACCAGAACCGGCACGTCGTGGCGATGTCGTTCATTCCAGGCGTCAACCTCTCCCGGGCGACCCTCGAAGAGCCCCGGCCGGTTCTCGACGAGATCCTCGAGAACATCCATGAAGCCTACCGCCTCGGGATCGTCCATGGCGACCTGAGCGAGTTCAACGTCATGGTCGACGAGGGACAGTGCTGGCTGATCGACTGGCCGCAGTGGGTGGAGACCGCTCACCCGAACGCCGGCGAGATCCTCAACCGCGACATCGAGAACATCCTCCAGTACTTCAAACGAAAATACGGCATCGAATACGCCTTCGACGAAGCACTGGCCAGGGTGGTGGGGTGA
- a CDS encoding glucose-6-phosphate isomerase family protein has translation MNGYWDGSKPEPQVRTIEEMRDVLADPGCTSDQPLYFMYRDLAKGESDREWLRQHHVRYDITVIPSRTLCGEYVKTKGHYHTENPAGELYPEIYEVLEGTGHYLLQTRDADDVVMIEATTGDKILIPPGYGHVTINPGSEDLVMANLVSSEFSSNYGPYADLKGAAYYEMEGGALVKNPRYPDASPVRYCNPVEVPELGIEKETGLYDLVGRPRSVAFLNHPEQFMEIFAEVTGGCLAMR, from the coding sequence ATGAACGGGTACTGGGACGGATCTAAACCGGAGCCGCAGGTACGGACAATCGAGGAGATGCGGGATGTTCTCGCAGATCCCGGCTGCACCTCCGATCAGCCCCTCTATTTTATGTACCGGGATCTCGCGAAAGGCGAGAGCGACCGGGAGTGGCTCCGGCAGCACCACGTTCGCTACGATATCACCGTTATCCCTTCCCGGACACTCTGCGGGGAGTACGTCAAGACGAAGGGCCACTACCATACCGAGAACCCGGCAGGAGAACTCTACCCGGAGATCTACGAGGTGCTCGAGGGGACGGGGCACTATCTCCTCCAGACCCGCGATGCCGACGATGTGGTGATGATCGAGGCCACCACCGGCGACAAGATCCTGATCCCGCCGGGTTACGGCCACGTGACGATCAACCCCGGCAGTGAGGATCTCGTGATGGCGAACCTCGTCTCGTCGGAGTTTTCGAGCAACTACGGCCCCTACGCAGACCTGAAGGGAGCCGCATACTACGAGATGGAGGGCGGAGCGCTGGTGAAGAACCCCCGCTACCCCGACGCATCCCCGGTGCGCTACTGCAACCCGGTGGAGGTTCCGGAACTCGGGATCGAGAAAGAGACCGGGCTCTACGATCTCGTCGGACGGCCGCGATCGGTGGCGTTCTTAAACCATCCCGAGCAGTTCATGGAGATCTTCGCCGAAGTGACCGGCGGATGTCTCGCGATGCGGTAG
- the thiL gene encoding thiamine-phosphate kinase — protein MDERSLHRLIGTIIDPERLEDDCAVIPCGDRLMVASTDMLHETTDFPAGMTDWQIGWMATAVTLSDVASMGAAPGEVLLAVGLDRPERLSGIMEGARDCCTAFGAELVGGDLDAHRELTIVSTGLGLVAPEHLVRRRGARPGDVVAVTGSLGEAQAALNGHDRHMRELLEPQPRVKEGQALGRAGVSAMMDISDGLALSLHDLLSVNDCGFSIDTARLPLPAGVPEREGRDLALYGGGDFELLFTAPPGILPVPGVTAHVIGEVIPERVVLTDGKPLERRGYLHKWQG, from the coding sequence GTGGATGAACGGAGCCTGCACCGGCTGATCGGAACGATCATCGACCCGGAGCGGCTCGAGGACGACTGTGCCGTCATCCCCTGCGGCGACCGTCTCATGGTCGCAAGCACCGATATGCTCCACGAGACGACCGATTTCCCGGCCGGGATGACCGACTGGCAGATTGGGTGGATGGCGACGGCGGTGACGCTCTCGGATGTCGCGAGCATGGGCGCGGCGCCGGGCGAGGTGCTCCTCGCGGTCGGCCTCGACCGTCCGGAACGCCTCTCCGGGATCATGGAGGGCGCCCGGGACTGCTGCACCGCGTTCGGCGCCGAACTCGTGGGCGGCGATCTCGACGCCCACCGGGAACTGACGATCGTGAGCACGGGGCTCGGGCTCGTCGCCCCGGAGCACCTCGTCCGGAGGCGGGGAGCGCGGCCGGGCGACGTCGTTGCGGTCACAGGATCGCTCGGGGAAGCGCAGGCAGCCCTGAACGGCCATGATCGGCACATGAGGGAACTCCTCGAACCGCAGCCCCGCGTGAAGGAGGGGCAGGCGCTCGGCCGTGCCGGGGTCTCGGCGATGATGGACATCTCCGACGGCCTTGCACTCTCGCTTCATGACCTTCTTTCCGTGAACGACTGCGGTTTCTCGATCGATACCGCCCGCCTCCCGCTCCCGGCAGGCGTCCCGGAGAGGGAAGGGCGGGACCTCGCGCTCTACGGCGGGGGAGACTTCGAACTCCTCTTTACCGCTCCTCCCGGCATCCTTCCGGTTCCGGGGGTTACTGCGCACGTCATCGGCGAGGTCATACCGGAGCGGGTCGTTCTCACGGACGGAAAACCGCTCGAACGCCGGGGATACCTGCACAAGTGGCAGGGCTAG
- a CDS encoding COG1361 S-layer family protein: protein MLLLALLAAPGAAQGVKYLYGSPDLSATISGTNQFAPGAETQIAVIISNSGLNTVKIATPAIPADDQPNTAKLVTVALESTDTPFTVKTDPQFLSDIAGGASATATFDVKIADSAEPGNYVLPLEVTYTYLQDAEDYGDLLRNNYLKKTVTLPLTVRVTPDLQVEILDVHSESLNVGTEGYVYMTLKNIGHDTANKAVAMVTRSGASPLIPTDGNSYIGTFDPGETVDVKFKVSVADTAEPKSYPLDVAVTYEDYEGKTVTSRPATFGLPVGGKIAFEVVSPPSTLYLGQKSILEVVYRNSGAATVYNAQARISAVDPFTSSDDTAFLGDLAPGETATARFEVNVDGAGTEKEYGIDSEIRYRDDLDNSKISDTMKVRVALEQRPGTLFTNPVFLIAVLAVIIGAGYYIFVYRKKQR from the coding sequence ATGCTCCTGTTGGCACTCCTGGCTGCGCCGGGGGCTGCGCAAGGCGTCAAGTATCTCTATGGAAGCCCTGATCTGTCGGCAACGATTTCCGGCACCAACCAGTTTGCACCGGGTGCCGAGACCCAGATTGCGGTTATCATATCCAACAGCGGCCTGAATACCGTCAAGATCGCCACCCCGGCGATTCCCGCCGATGACCAGCCGAACACCGCAAAACTGGTCACCGTAGCACTCGAGAGCACCGATACACCGTTCACCGTCAAGACGGATCCCCAGTTCCTGAGCGACATTGCGGGCGGAGCCTCCGCAACCGCAACGTTCGATGTGAAGATCGCGGACTCCGCGGAGCCGGGCAACTACGTGCTGCCGCTCGAGGTGACCTACACCTACCTGCAGGATGCGGAAGATTATGGCGACCTCCTCCGCAACAACTACCTGAAGAAGACCGTGACCCTGCCGCTCACTGTGCGGGTCACGCCCGACCTCCAGGTCGAGATCCTTGACGTCCACTCCGAGTCGCTGAACGTCGGCACGGAGGGCTACGTCTACATGACCCTGAAGAACATCGGCCACGACACGGCGAACAAGGCGGTCGCGATGGTCACGAGAAGCGGTGCGAGCCCGCTCATCCCCACCGACGGCAACTCCTACATCGGAACCTTCGACCCGGGCGAGACGGTCGACGTGAAGTTCAAGGTCTCGGTCGCCGACACCGCCGAGCCTAAGTCCTACCCGCTGGACGTCGCGGTCACCTACGAGGACTACGAGGGCAAGACAGTCACCTCCCGCCCGGCGACGTTCGGCCTTCCCGTAGGCGGCAAGATCGCCTTCGAGGTCGTCTCGCCTCCGTCGACCCTCTACCTGGGTCAGAAGAGCATCCTTGAAGTCGTGTACAGGAACTCCGGGGCGGCAACAGTCTACAACGCACAGGCCCGGATCAGCGCAGTCGACCCCTTCACCAGCAGCGACGACACCGCCTTCCTCGGCGACCTCGCCCCGGGCGAGACCGCGACGGCACGGTTCGAGGTGAACGTCGACGGTGCCGGCACCGAGAAGGAGTACGGGATCGACTCCGAGATCCGCTACCGCGACGACCTCGACAACAGCAAGATATCGGACACCATGAAGGTTCGGGTCGCGCTTGAGCAGAGGCCGGGCACGCTCTTCACCAATCCGGTCTTCCTCATCGCCGTTCTGGCCGTCATCATCGGAGCAGGGTATTATATATTCGTGTACCGTAAGAAACAGAGATGA
- a CDS encoding ATP-binding protein, translating to MKCSKCRRDAILFQRYSGLHLCEQHFNRDFEAKAKRAIREHRWIESGDTVAVALSGGKDSSAVLFFLHRLLGERRDVRLMAITVDEGISGYRDPAQARTIAESMGVPWVTATFADEYGITLDEIVGRKGTGLSCSYCGVLRRALMNRIAREHGVTKFAYGFNLDDEAQSVLMNALRGDADRLTRPVRETEGMVPRIKPFMYIPEREVALYAFLHVEGFDLAGCPYAGDALRGDVRGILDDYTYRHPATKYSLVNLGEALRGTERPEGEKMGFGVCERCGERLPERQELEHREVRDATAGTAGARAPKNDVPSGTEFEHRRCEGAKPCGKICRTCQVLDEVRKGG from the coding sequence ATGAAGTGCAGCAAATGCCGCCGCGACGCGATTCTTTTCCAGCGATACTCGGGGCTGCACCTCTGCGAGCAGCACTTCAACCGGGATTTCGAGGCGAAGGCGAAGCGGGCGATCCGGGAGCACCGCTGGATCGAGTCGGGCGATACGGTGGCGGTGGCGCTCTCGGGGGGCAAGGACTCGAGCGCTGTCCTCTTCTTCCTCCACCGGCTCCTCGGCGAGCGCCGGGACGTCCGGCTGATGGCGATCACGGTGGACGAGGGGATATCCGGCTACCGCGATCCGGCCCAGGCCCGGACGATCGCCGAGAGCATGGGCGTCCCCTGGGTGACGGCAACGTTTGCCGACGAATACGGGATCACGCTCGATGAGATCGTGGGCCGGAAGGGCACGGGGCTCTCCTGCTCCTACTGCGGGGTGCTCCGGCGGGCGCTGATGAACCGGATTGCCCGGGAACACGGCGTCACGAAGTTTGCCTACGGGTTCAACCTGGACGACGAGGCGCAGTCGGTGCTGATGAACGCTCTCCGGGGGGATGCCGACCGGCTCACCCGCCCCGTGCGGGAGACGGAGGGGATGGTTCCGCGGATCAAGCCGTTCATGTACATCCCGGAGCGGGAGGTGGCGTTGTATGCCTTCCTCCACGTCGAGGGGTTCGACCTTGCGGGCTGCCCCTACGCGGGCGACGCTCTCCGGGGCGACGTCCGGGGCATCCTCGACGACTACACCTACCGCCACCCGGCGACGAAGTACTCCCTCGTGAACCTCGGCGAGGCCCTCCGGGGGACGGAGAGACCCGAGGGGGAGAAGATGGGGTTCGGGGTTTGCGAGAGGTGTGGTGAGCGACTGCCGGAACGGCAGGAGCTTGAGCACCGGGAGGTGCGAGATGCGACTGCCGGAACGGCGGGAGCACGAGCACCGAAGAACGACGTTCCTTCAGGAACGGAGTTTGAGCACCGGAGGTGCGAAGGTGCGAAGCCGTGCGGGAAGATCTGCCGGACGTGCCAGGTGCTTGATGAGGTTCGGAAAGGTGGTTGA
- a CDS encoding DUF460 domain-containing protein has product MKVFGIDIIKGSVRSRTRRPVYALARVEDGDVQGVEEVTGFRLQRLLAAEEPDILAVDSLQEIAADQRELHAFLQSLPPTTKLVQVTGGERTESLGKVAARYNISFNKFDPYAEARTTARVAALGAGVEVIAFENTTDIVVSRHRSPGRGGWSQNRYARKIHGGVMQKAREIEGRLRGAGLDYEKKETKAFGGYSRVAFRVKAPREMVPVHSSRGADVQVRVAGRQLDRIRFEPLSGRPRYLIVGLDPGTTTGIAAVNLDGNLVLLSSSRQMTMSDIVEELYRAGKPLIVASDVQQMPYSVEKIRRAFNAIPYTPKQSLSVEAKYDLTAPFSYTNDHERDALSAALDAYRSLQNKFRNIAKRVGPGFDLDEVRARVLRGQPLDTVLADLQGVPAAKKEEAPAVEAEPERPVEDERVMALDGMVKRLRSYVQELQEELRERDRDLERLRQDVRRARSATERKIRLDAEMAAKDAAIESLREQLRGERRRSRRLKKRLERMQKVANLEVSEDYTPLKVLDSLTREAVRALQEEIGIAEGDVLYVPRTHGWGRGVVKDLAGTGVRALVVGGEPPDPHLIRVAREIDLPLLPAEAVGPDIRGRTGAALTGTLDEATAEWKEEQKEFRREQEAERVEYLFKEYRSEREKEVRRGG; this is encoded by the coding sequence GTGAAGGTTTTCGGGATCGACATCATCAAAGGCTCGGTTCGTTCCCGTACCCGCCGGCCGGTCTACGCCCTCGCCCGGGTGGAGGACGGCGATGTCCAGGGCGTCGAGGAGGTGACCGGGTTCCGGCTCCAGCGCCTCCTTGCCGCCGAAGAGCCCGATATCCTCGCGGTGGACAGCCTCCAGGAGATCGCCGCCGACCAGCGCGAACTCCACGCATTCCTCCAGTCGCTCCCACCCACCACAAAACTCGTCCAGGTGACCGGCGGCGAGCGCACAGAGAGCCTCGGGAAGGTCGCGGCACGCTACAACATCAGTTTCAACAAGTTCGACCCCTACGCCGAGGCACGGACCACCGCCCGGGTGGCCGCGCTCGGGGCGGGCGTCGAGGTGATCGCGTTCGAGAACACCACCGATATCGTGGTGAGCAGGCACCGCTCGCCGGGCCGGGGCGGGTGGAGCCAGAACCGTTACGCGAGAAAGATCCACGGCGGCGTGATGCAGAAGGCCCGGGAGATCGAGGGGCGGCTCCGGGGCGCCGGACTCGACTACGAGAAGAAAGAGACGAAGGCCTTCGGCGGTTACTCAAGGGTCGCCTTCCGGGTCAAGGCTCCCCGGGAGATGGTTCCGGTCCACTCCTCCCGCGGCGCCGACGTCCAGGTGCGGGTGGCAGGAAGGCAGCTCGACCGGATACGGTTCGAACCCCTCTCCGGCCGCCCCCGCTACCTGATCGTCGGGCTCGACCCGGGGACGACCACCGGCATCGCGGCCGTGAACCTCGACGGCAATCTGGTTCTTCTATCGAGCTCGCGGCAGATGACGATGTCCGATATCGTCGAAGAACTCTACCGTGCGGGAAAACCACTCATCGTCGCCTCCGATGTCCAGCAGATGCCCTACTCGGTCGAGAAGATCCGGCGGGCGTTCAACGCCATTCCCTACACCCCGAAGCAGTCGCTCTCGGTGGAGGCGAAATACGACCTGACCGCCCCGTTCTCCTACACGAACGACCACGAGCGCGACGCACTCTCGGCGGCGCTGGACGCCTACCGGAGTCTTCAGAACAAGTTTCGGAACATCGCAAAGAGAGTGGGGCCGGGGTTCGACCTCGACGAGGTCCGGGCGCGGGTACTCCGGGGCCAGCCGCTCGACACCGTCCTTGCAGACCTGCAGGGGGTTCCGGCGGCAAAGAAGGAGGAGGCACCAGCGGTGGAGGCCGAGCCGGAGCGGCCGGTCGAGGACGAGCGGGTGATGGCGCTCGACGGGATGGTGAAAAGGCTCCGCAGTTACGTCCAGGAACTGCAGGAGGAACTCCGGGAACGCGATCGGGATCTGGAGCGGCTGCGTCAGGACGTGCGCCGGGCACGCTCCGCGACCGAGCGCAAGATTCGTCTGGACGCGGAAATGGCGGCGAAGGACGCGGCCATAGAGAGCCTGCGCGAGCAGCTCCGGGGCGAGCGGCGGCGATCCCGGCGGCTGAAGAAACGCCTGGAACGGATGCAGAAGGTCGCGAACCTCGAGGTCTCGGAGGACTACACCCCGCTCAAGGTGCTCGACTCCCTCACCCGTGAAGCGGTGCGGGCTCTCCAGGAGGAGATCGGCATCGCCGAAGGGGACGTCCTCTACGTCCCGCGGACTCACGGCTGGGGCCGCGGTGTGGTGAAGGACCTCGCGGGAACAGGGGTGCGGGCGCTGGTCGTCGGCGGTGAGCCGCCCGACCCGCACCTGATCCGGGTCGCCCGCGAGATCGATCTCCCCCTCCTCCCCGCGGAGGCTGTCGGGCCGGATATTCGCGGCAGAACCGGCGCAGCGCTGACCGGTACCCTCGATGAGGCGACCGCGGAGTGGAAGGAGGAGCAGAAGGAGTTCCGGCGCGAGCAGGAGGCCGAACGGGTCGAGTACCTCTTCAAGGAGTACCGGAGCGAGCGGGAGAAGGAGGTGCGCCGCGGTGGATGA
- a CDS encoding YhfC family intramembrane metalloprotease, whose protein sequence is MDPLVVATFAVVILLEIAIPLALGYWIVRRFGVPWRIFALGALFFIAVQIVHAPLVLVTQNPLYFALLPSGVTVALAGLAVYLGLMAGLFEEVGRYLVYRYYFRRREIPLTRETGLQFGVGWGGVESIFVALLVLTSMVSYILLIGDGGAIPLPDDPAVQAEIDALRALTPLDILPGLAERMMTITLHIAWSLMVLAAVVYGRKTLLALAVIWHAAVDAAAVYLAQTQGILVTEAVVFVSAVLALAYILWEWRRMGVRAAA, encoded by the coding sequence ATGGATCCGCTCGTCGTCGCCACGTTCGCTGTCGTTATCCTTCTCGAGATCGCCATCCCGCTCGCGCTCGGCTACTGGATCGTGAGAAGGTTCGGGGTCCCGTGGCGAATCTTCGCCCTCGGCGCCCTCTTCTTCATCGCCGTGCAGATCGTCCACGCGCCGCTTGTCCTCGTGACGCAGAACCCACTCTACTTCGCGCTGCTGCCGTCCGGGGTAACCGTGGCCCTTGCCGGCCTCGCCGTCTACCTCGGTCTCATGGCGGGGCTATTCGAGGAGGTCGGGCGCTACCTCGTCTACCGCTACTACTTCCGGCGGCGGGAGATCCCCCTCACCCGGGAGACCGGTCTCCAGTTCGGGGTCGGGTGGGGCGGCGTCGAGAGCATCTTCGTCGCGCTCCTGGTGCTCACGAGCATGGTCTCCTACATCCTTCTCATCGGCGACGGTGGAGCGATCCCCCTGCCCGACGATCCCGCCGTCCAGGCGGAGATAGACGCTCTCCGGGCGCTCACGCCGCTCGATATCCTCCCCGGTCTCGCCGAGCGGATGATGACGATCACCCTGCACATCGCCTGGTCGCTGATGGTGCTCGCCGCCGTCGTCTACGGGAGAAAAACGCTCCTCGCCCTTGCCGTCATCTGGCACGCCGCCGTGGATGCCGCTGCCGTCTACCTCGCGCAGACGCAGGGGATCCTGGTGACCGAGGCGGTGGTATTCGTCTCTGCGGTGCTCGCTCTCGCGTATATCCTCTGGGAGTGGCGAAGGATGGGGGTAAGGGCGGCAGCCTAG